GCTTGGTTCTGCTCCATATGTTTGTTTGAAAGGCGTTTCTTCTTATCGAGAAGCTAGCTATTGGAATAACATTTTTTCTTTTACAGAAAAGGAAATGAATCTCTTTCAAGGAACGATCAAGGCCACTGTCACAATTGATCAAAACAATATGAACCAGAGTGAGGAAATACTTTATGAATTACGTGATCATTGCGCTGGTCTCCATTTTGAATCTGAAGGTGTTGAAAGTATAAACGATTTAACGCGGTTTGTGATTAGCGTAGGACATAAGCGAAAGACACATGTCATTGTGGAAGATAAGATCATGAGAAATAATGATCGCGATGATGAGAAAATTGTGAATGGGGAAATGTTTGAACGGGGGACACGGGAAGTAATTGAAGGATTTGATGGAAAGTGCTTCACAGATACTAATCTGATTCCAATGATGAAGGCGATTTGGAATCACTATATGCCTGAACCGAATCAGATTTGGAAAATGAGGCATGAGTACTCGGCATTTGATAGCTTGAATCATTCGAAAGTGATCTAAGAAAGAAGCATGACCAAATACCAACATATCCAGGGGGAAATAATGATGACAAAGCAAACAGGAGAAACACTTCAAGAAAACTGGAACCAGGACCGTTTTAAAGGAATTGAACGCCCATATTCACCTGAAGAAGTTTTGAAATTACAAGGATCCGTTCAAATCGAGTATACTCTTGCGAAAAGAGGTGCTGAACGACTCTGGAAACTTGTGAATGAAGAGAACTTCGTCAATGCGCTAGGTGCCCTTACTGGTAACCAGGCTGTTCAACAGGTGAAAGCTGGCTTAAAAGCCATTTACTTAAGCGGATGGCAAGTAGCCGCAGATGCGAATATGTCGGGGCAGATGTATCCAGACCAAAGCTTATACCCTGTAAATAGTGTTCCACAAGTCGTGAAGCGAATTAATCAAGCTCTTCAAAGGGCGGATCAAATTGAACATTCGGAAGGAATTCATGAACGTGATTGGTTCGTTCCAATTGTTGCTGATGCAGAAGCAGGTTTTGGTGGAGCGCTCAATGTGTTCGAACTTATGAAATCAATGATTGAATCAGGTGCAGCAGCAGTACACTTTGAAGATCAACTCTCATCAGAGAAAAAGTGCGGGCATCTTGGAGGAAAAGTTCTTCTGCCAACACAGCAAGCTATTAAAAATTTAATTTCAGCACGCCTCGCAGCAGACGTTATGGGAGTGCCAACGTTAATTATTGCGCGAACAGACGCTAACGCTGCGAATTTAATTACGAGTGATGTTGATAAATACGATGGTGAGTTTTTAACAGGGGAACGCACTCCTGAAGGCTTTTTCTATACGAAACCAGGTCTTGAACAGGCGATTGCAAGAGGCCTTGCTTATGCACCATACGCTGATCTTATCTGGTGTGAAACGTCTGAACCAAATTTAGAGGAAGCTCAGAAATTCGCTAATGCTATTCATGAACGTTTTCCTGGAAAATTACTAGCTTACAACTGTTCGCCTTCATTTAACTGGAAAAAGAAACTCGATGATGAAACGATCGCTAAATTCCAGCGTGAATTAGGTAAGATGGGCTATAAGTTCCAATTTGTTACGCTTGCTGGTTTCCATGCTCTTAACCACAGTATGTTTGAACTTGCAAGAGACTACAAAGATAACGGAATGGCTGCCTACTCAAGACTTCAGCAAGCTGAATTTGCTAGTGAGGCAGATGGTTACTCTGCGACAAGACACCAGCGTGAAGTTGGAACGGGTTACTTTGACGCTGTGTCTCAGGTTATTACAGGTGGGACTTCTTCTACGACTGCTTTAAAAGGTTCCACGGAGGAAGAGCAGTTTACTTCAACGAAATAAGAGAAAAAACCGGCTGAATTTCAGCCGGTTTTTGTGTGGAATTCGTTTAAATAGTGGAAGTGGGTCAGAAAAACTACTAGACATCGGGAGCATGAGAGTGAAGGGCATTTATTTCCGCGAAAAGTGATCACAATTCCGCGATAATCCCAATATATCCGCGGAAATAGGATTAATTCCGCGAAATCGGTTTTTTAGATCATGCTGCAGTGCCTGCCGGGTCTAAACGGAGGCTTCCGCTTTTCGGTGTCTAGCTGCAGCGCCCAGCCTCTCGATCGCTTCACCCTCTAAAATGAACACAAAGAGCGTGTTCTTTTTAGAGGGCTCCAGCGCTTGTCGAGGCTAAACGGTCGCTTCCGCTTTTCATGTCTAGCTGCGCGGGCCAAATCCTCCGGCTGTTTCGCCCTTTCGATTGAGACAAAAAGCGTCTCATTCAAAAGGGCTCCAACATCCTGCGGATTTAGGCGGGCCCGCTCCGCTTTTCATGTCTAGCTGCGACTCGCAGAAACTGCGATATTTCGCTCTTTCACCAGAACACAAAGGGCGTGTTCTAGTTCAAGAGCTCCAATATCTCCGTTTCTAACCGCTCGTCTCCGCTTTTCGGTGTCTAGCTGCAGTGGCCAGGGTCTCGATCGCTTCACCCTACAAAATGAACACAAAGACCGTGTTCTTTTTGTAGGGCTCCAGCGCTTTTCGACCCTAACCGGCCACTTCCGCTTTTCGTGTCTAGCTGCAGCGCCCAGCCTCTCGATCGCTTCACCCACTATAATGAACACAAAGAGCGTGTTCTTTTTAGAGGGCTCCAGCGCTTGTCGAGGCTAAACGGGCGCTTCCGCTTTTCGTGTCTAGCTGCAGCCTCCAGACCCTCGGTCACTTCACCTTTTCATCCGAACACAAAGACCGTGTTCAAATGAAAAGGTTCCAGTGCCTGCCGGGTCTAATCGGAGGCTTCCGCTTTTCGTTATTTATACTTAATTCCTGATTCTTCTACTATTCCGCCTTCTTTGGCTTCGACTAGGAGGTCGAGGGCTTTGTTGAGAACTTGTTTGTGCTGTTCTCTGTTGTTTGGTTGTCCTAGTGCGCTGCCCATTGGAAAACGGTTGTAGAGGGAGCGTGGAATGTTAACGTATTCGCTTATTTCTTTAGACATTGTCAAGGAAACTGTTGGGATTCCGTTTTCTTCTAATATGCGTGCGATCAGACCGACCGACTGTTGGCAGACTGGTCAGGAAGGCACCAACAAAGCGAAGTCTACGTTTTCCTTCAATAATTTCTGAGCCACCTCTTGTGCTGTAACCGTTTTGAGTGGGTGAGGTGTAGGGATATATCCCATAAAGCCATAGTGATTTTCAGCGAGTTCTCCAATTCTTCCTTCTTCTTGAAGTTCTTTCATTGTATCAAGAGGGAATTGGATGTTGGCATCCTGTATCACTTTTGAGTGATCATAGTGCTCGTGAGCAAATGATACATTATTGAGATCTGTATTTACGGGAATTTCTCTGTAAGAAGGATCACCCAAACCAAAGTTATCATTAAAAGGTTGTTGCCCTTTTACATATACACCACCAGTAGCAATAATGGCGCCTTTCGCTTTGCTAAGGTCTTTAGTGAATGGTGTGAATGGGGTCGACTCATTCTTTTCAAACTTAAAAGAAGGGACCCAATTTTGTTGCACGGCCTGTTCGACCTTTTCAATCATGCTAATTCCTCCTTCTCATTAAAAATTATGTTGCCTTTTTGTTTTAGCATGTATACAAAAAAAACAAAAGTAAAATGTCTCGGACAGCATAATTTCCCCAAGTATGAAATACGATGGTTAGTAAATGAAGGAGGAGGGACAGGCCAATATGAATCAGAGAAGAAATGCCTATAGACAATGATTATTCGATTCTTCACTTTTCTAATCGGGTTTGGTCTGTCGGTTGCAGGTGGTGTTACGTTAATTCTGGAGCTCAATCTGATTATTATTGGTCATAGTCTTCTTGACTATTTTGTTTATATATCGCAGACTCCAGAGCTGTATTTATTTGCTTCTGGCGTTTTTGTTGTATGGGTAAGCGTATACTGGCCGAGAGCATAGGTAGTAAG
The sequence above is drawn from the Pseudalkalibacillus hwajinpoensis genome and encodes:
- a CDS encoding glycine/sarcosine/betaine reductase selenoprotein B family protein, with protein sequence MIEKVEQAVQQNWVPSFKFEKNESTPFTPFTKDLSKAKGAIIATGGVYVKGQQPFNDNFGLGDPSYREIPVNTDLNNVSFAHEHYDHSKVIQDANIQFPLDTMKELQEEGRIGELAENHYGFMGYIPTPHPLKTVTAQEVAQKLLKENVDFALLVPS
- the aceA gene encoding isocitrate lyase; protein product: MTKQTGETLQENWNQDRFKGIERPYSPEEVLKLQGSVQIEYTLAKRGAERLWKLVNEENFVNALGALTGNQAVQQVKAGLKAIYLSGWQVAADANMSGQMYPDQSLYPVNSVPQVVKRINQALQRADQIEHSEGIHERDWFVPIVADAEAGFGGALNVFELMKSMIESGAAAVHFEDQLSSEKKCGHLGGKVLLPTQQAIKNLISARLAADVMGVPTLIIARTDANAANLITSDVDKYDGEFLTGERTPEGFFYTKPGLEQAIARGLAYAPYADLIWCETSEPNLEEAQKFANAIHERFPGKLLAYNCSPSFNWKKKLDDETIAKFQRELGKMGYKFQFVTLAGFHALNHSMFELARDYKDNGMAAYSRLQQAEFASEADGYSATRHQREVGTGYFDAVSQVITGGTSSTTALKGSTEEEQFTSTK